The Streptomyces sp. NBC_00306 sequence TAGCTGTCCGACAGCAGCGCGCGGGCCACCCCCTCGCCTCCGCCGCCGTGCGCGTCGCTGCGCAGGGCGCGCACCAGGAAACGGCGCTCGGGCTCGCGCTCCAGCCACCCGTTCACGTTCAGGTCGAACAGCGAGAGGTGTTCGGCGCGCATCCGGCGCAGGTACTGGCCGGGGATCTTCAGCTTGTCGGCGATGCCGTCGTCTGCGACGTCGGTGGGGCGGTAGGTGCCATCGACGGTGACGACTCCGTCGGACTGGATGAGCGGTTCAACACCCTGGATGACCAGGTTGCCGTCCCGCACGGTCAGGCGGGAAGCGGGTGCGATGACGTCCAGCTTCCTTTCCTGCTGGGACTCCAGGATGGACGCCAGGTCTTTCAGGCTGGCGTTGCGGGCTCCGTCCGCGGTGATGCGGGTCGCGGTGCGCTGGGCGATCTGGTTCATAGTCTTTTCCTCCGTGGTCTGGGTTACGTCCGGGAGGCCACCCGGACGGATCGGGGGCTGGTGCCGCGCACCGGGCGTGGCACCAGCGGGAGGGACGGTCAGTCTTCGCCGGGGATCATGATGGTGATCTCCGGGAGGTCCTCGTTGTCACCGGGACCCATGACGCACACGAGCTGCACCAGGCGGGCGGCCTGCGTCTGCCCGTCGCGCGGGACCCGGTAGAGCTCGACCTCGGTTCGGCTGCTGCCGCCCCGGCGTGCGGCACTGGCACTCATGTACAGCACGTCCCACAGACGGCCTTCCTGGTCCTGCGGCGTCTGGCGCGTGCTGTCCTCGTCGGTCCACGCGACGCAGTCCAGCCACGCGGCGCGGGTGAGGGCGACCGGGAACATGAACCCGGCTTCGCGTGCGATGCCTTCGGGGACGGGAAAGAGCGCACCGCGCGCGATGCCCTCGGCGCGGCTCTGCCGCTCGGCCACCAGGGGCCGCAGGGTGGCCGGATCGTCGCTGGCTGCGGGGGCGCTGTCGGTGCTCTCGAAGGGGACCGAGCGCATGGCGCACGGGCCGACGCTCAAGTCGTCGTCGATGCGGGCCAGCAGATCCTTGGTGTGGTCGCTCATGGGTGTTCCTCCAGGGGGTGTGGCTGGGATGGGTCCGGGGGCCAACCCGGACCTTCTGACTTCAATAATTCTAGCACTTAAAGACGTGATTCCGGAGTGATGTCAGGCCAGCACAACGCGCTTTGACCTGCGCGTCTGCGGCTGTGTCTGCGGATGGTCGC is a genomic window containing:
- a CDS encoding DUF6573 family protein codes for the protein MSDHTKDLLARIDDDLSVGPCAMRSVPFESTDSAPAASDDPATLRPLVAERQSRAEGIARGALFPVPEGIAREAGFMFPVALTRAAWLDCVAWTDEDSTRQTPQDQEGRLWDVLYMSASAARRGGSSRTEVELYRVPRDGQTQAARLVQLVCVMGPGDNEDLPEITIMIPGED